One Oleidesulfovibrio alaskensis DSM 16109 genomic region harbors:
- a CDS encoding EF-hand domain-containing protein translates to MKRLLLASAFILASAGPLAAGEEFGRMDTDGNGSVTWEEFSAAYPSMREPAFAAIDTNGDKLMSHEEWHNFRNRHGKDGAGMQNMGSGMKMPPEGMTMPPKGMPGKNGKPMIMPPAGHGKPQNGKMLIEPPKE, encoded by the coding sequence ATGAAACGGCTCCTGCTGGCCAGCGCATTCATTCTTGCAAGCGCCGGTCCTCTGGCTGCTGGCGAAGAGTTCGGCCGTATGGATACCGACGGTAACGGTTCGGTCACATGGGAAGAATTCTCCGCGGCCTACCCGTCCATGCGGGAACCCGCCTTCGCCGCCATTGACACCAACGGCGACAAACTGATGAGCCACGAAGAATGGCATAATTTCCGCAACCGTCACGGCAAAGACGGTGCCGGCATGCAGAATATGGGCTCAGGCATGAAAATGCCTCCCGAAGGGATGACCATGCCGCCCAAAGGCATGCCCGGCAAAAACGGTAAACCCATGATCATGCCCCCCGCAGGGCACGGTAAACCGCAAAACGGAAAAATGCTGATCGAACCTCCTAAAGAATAA